A stretch of DNA from Gimesia chilikensis:
ACCGGGCATCGGAATCGGGTAGTACCCGTTCTCATCGGGAACCGTAACCGGCTGACCTTCCCAGGAGAACTCTTTGGGCATCAGGCTGACATTAGATGCCATTGCTTCGTCCCAGGTAACAGGCTTACCGCTGTAGGTCGCCAGACGTCCCAGGATCGAAGTCATGGTGGACTTGGCACCGTATTCGGCTTCGTTGTAGGGAGTTCCCTGACGGATTGCAGCGAAGAGGTCATCGTGCTCAACCTGGTAGGGGTTGGTTTTCTTACCACGGTAGCGCCACTTGTAGCCGCCTGTGGTTTCGTATTTTGCACCGCTGATGTCGCAGAACCCTTTGGTCCCCTGAGCATGCTCAGTCACGCTGTTCCAGCAGTTGCGGATATGACGGCACTGGCTGTACATCCGGGTTCCGTCTTCGTAAACAAACTCAACAGCGAAGTGGTCATAAATTTCACCGTACTTCTTGTCGGTACGAACCTGGCGACCACCCATCCCGTATGCCTGAACGGGGAAAGCATCTTTCACCCAGTTACAGACGTCGATGTTGTGGATGTGCTGCTCGTTGATGTGGTCACCACAGAGCCAGTTGTAGTAGTACCAGTTACGCATCTGGTAGTCCATCTCGCTCTTGGCTTCCTCACGAGACAGACGAGGCTCCCAGACCCCACCACTGTTCCAGTAGCAACGCAGGGAAGTAATGTCGCCGATCGCGCCATCTTTCAGACGTTTGATGGTTTCAATGTAATTAGCCTGGTGGTGACGCTGCAGACCAACGCCGACGGCCAGTTTCTTTTCCTTGGCTTTCTCAGCTGCTTCGAGCACCTTGCGAACGCCGGGTACATCGGTGGCAACCGGTTTTTCCATGAAGACGTGCTTGCCTTTTTCGACAGCTGCTTCGAAGTGAATCGGTCGGAATCCGGGAGGAGTCGCCAAGATCACAACATCGATTCCACTGTCGAGCAGTTTCTGATAGGCGTCAAAACCGACGAACTTTTTCTCTTCGGCCACGTCAACCTTTTCAGGTTCACCCGAAAACTGCTTCTGCAGGTTGCTGAGGCTTTTGTCCATCCGATCACGGTAGGCATCAGCCATGGCTTCGAGTTTAATGTTGCCTTTGGTCGACAAAGCCTGAGATGCAGCCCCTGTTCCACGACCACCACAACCGACCAGACCGACTTTGATTTTATCGTCGCCATTGGCGTAAACATGAGCCGACGATCCCAGAGTAGACAGGATGCTGGTTCCCACAGCGGTGGCTGTGGTTACCTTAAGGAAGTCACGTCGGGAAGAAGATTGATTATTAGATTGAGTCATCAGAGGCCTTTCCTAATCTGCAGGACGATTTGGTCAGTGGTACGTTTCTAAGATACATATGCCCTTCGCCGGACTTTATGTTTGCAGGAATCCGACGAAGGCATCTGTTTTCAATAAACTATCAGCAGCTGGCGGGATTTAACGCCCTTCATCGGCCGGAATGACCGGATCCAGGTTGTATTTCTTGCGTTCTTCAGCCGTAGGCACTTTCAGAGGCCGTACGACACGGAAGCCCACAAAGATGGCATCGGTGTGGTACCAGATACTCTGTGGAATCTGGGGATCCTGAATTTTCCAGTCGGCACTGGAGGCGATCCGATTCGCACTTCGCAGTGCTTCGGGATCATCATCCCAGGAACCGCCACGCACAACACGCGGATAAAGTTTTTCGGGAGTCGTAGGACTGACGGGGAACTCCACGGTTCCTTTGCCACTCCACTTTTTGTAGGCATCAGGAATGTACTGATCGAGGACCCACTCCGAAACGTTACCGTGCATATCGTACAGACCGAACGGGTTCGGCTTTTTCTGACCGACCTTCTGGTAGGTATCGTTACAGTTTGCGTAGTGCCAGGCGTAATCATCCATTTTGGCAGGGTTGTCACCGAATGAGTAAGCCGTCGTGGTGCCGGCACGGCACGCGTATTCCCACTCCGCTTCGGTAGGCAGACGATAGTAGTGACCGGTTTTTTCACTCAGCCATTTGCAGTAGGTTTTTGCTGCCAGCTGGGTCATGCAAATCGCCGGGTACCCATCGTGCCCCATGTCGAAGGTCATGTCGGTATAAGGCTTGGTAGGACGGGTTACAGCATCTGCTGCTTTTTCTTTGTCATCCGATTTGAGACGCATCAGCTTACGACGCTGAATATCCAGATTGAAGCTCCAGATATCATATTCGTTCCAGGTCACTTCATGCTTGCCCATCCAGAAAGGCTCAATTTTGACTTTGACCTGAGGACCTTCATCTTCTTCCCGGTTCTTTTCATCGGCAGGGCTGCCCATGACGTATTCACCACCGGGGATCGGCACCATATCAAAACTGACATCGGTGTTGGTAATTTTCTGCGTGTAAGGTTTCATCTCTTTTTCTGTTTTTGCTTCCGAGGGATCGGCAGCGAACGCCACGGAAGACGAGCAACAGAGAATGGCGAGTAATGCAGTTTTGGCTTGCATTATGAGACTGGAACGACATACGCTAAGCATATTAGTTTACTCCGTAACTTTAAGCGGAAATCAGACTTTAGATCTGGATGGAAGATGTCTTACCTATATCACACATGCCTGTTGCTCTCCACATTGTCAGGCAATCAACAGTGCACGGAAAGCGAAATTCTGCATCGGTATGAATTTCAGGAAGTACATATGGGAGTGCAGTGGAGAATCGTATTATATGCAACGGACAAACCAATCGCAAACAATGCCTCTCAAATTGCTTTTCGCCGTGTAAAGGAACTTAACAAAGTCCTCAGCGATTACGATCCCAACAGCGAGTTAAACCAGTTGTGTCAGTTATCCGGGCCGGGAAAGCCAGTCAAAGTCAGTCCCGACCTGTTCCAGGTACTGAAAAGAAGTCAAGCACTTTCCCGTGAGACCGCTGGCGCGTTCGACGTCACCATCAGTCCCGTAGTCCGCCTCTGGCGCAGAGCCCGTCGACGTAAAGAGTTGCCTGACAGTGAACGACTGCAGGCCGCCCGGGATCTGGTCGGTTATGAATTGATGCGACTATCTGAACAGAACCAGACCGTGGAACTCCTCAAGCCGGGCATGCGATTAGATCTCGGGGGAATCGCCAAAGGCTATGCGGCAGACGTCGCGATTCGGGTTTTGCAAGAACAGGGAATTGACCGGGTGATGATTGACGCCAGCGGCGATCTGTCACTGGGGGCTCCCCCTCCTGGAAGTTGTGGCTGGAAGATCGGCATCTCTTCGACAGATGCCCCGGATGCCAAAATTGATCGTTACCTCATGTTGAGAGACTGCGCAGTCGCCACTTCGGGTGACGCGTTTCAGCACGTGGTCATCAATGGCACTCGCTATTCGCATATTGTGAATCCCCATACCGGCCTCGGTCTGAACGATCATAGTCGCGTGACTGTGATCGCCCCTGATGGAATCACAGCCGACAGCCTGGCATCCGCGATCAGCGTCCTCGGACCGGAAAAAGGAATTGCGCTGTTAAGTCAGAAACCGGGCACGGCCTGCCTGATTCTGAGACATGAACAGGATCAGTTAAAGTCATACGAATCTCCCTGTTTCTCCTGCTTTGAAGCATCCCAGACCGCCCCCTGAAAGGACATCCATGACACAGAACCTGGTTTACTTGAATGGAGAATACGTTCCCGCGGATCAAGCCAAAATCTCCATCTTTGATGGTGCGATCAGCCTGGGAATGACAGTGACGGAATCGACGCGCACGTTCGGTCATCAACCGTATCGTCTGCGGGATCACATCGACCGTTTGTACCTCAGCCTCAAGGCAGCGCGGTTCGATGCCGGCATGACACAAGACGAACTCGAAAAATTAACTCTCGAAGTCTGGGAAAAGAATAAACCCAATTATGACGCTGGAACTGATGCCTGGATCATCCATAACATCACACCGGGACAATGGGTTCCCTCCAGCGGTCAGAAGCCCGCTGATTCCGCATCAACGGTAATGATCATCACCCTGCCCCTCGACCTGAGTTACTGGGCCGACTTCTATCAGACAGGCTGCCACGCAGTGACTCCCTTCACCCGCATTCAACCCGCGCAGTCGCTGGATGCCCGCATTAAGAACCGCAGCCGCTTCATCTACACACTGGCTGAATCTGAAGTGAAACTGGTCGATCCTAAAGCACAAAGTCTGCTGCTCGACACCGACGGTTATCTTTCCGAAAACAAAGGGGGGAACTTCTTCCTGGTTTCAAATAATCGCATTCGAACGCCCAGTACGATCAACTGCCTGGACGGCATCAGCCGACAGTCTATCTTTACCCTGGGAGAAAAACTGAATATCCCGGTCGAAGAATGTCAGCTGCTGCCTTATGATGTCACGACTGCGGATGAAGCCTTTTTCACCAGCACCCCCTATTGCATCATGCCGGCAACCAAATTTAACGGGCTTGAAATTGGTGACGGAAAAGTGGGACCGATCACAAAACAGTTGATTGCAGCCTGGAGCGATCTGGTCGGCGTCGACATCATTGAGCAGGCTCAGGCCTCGAAAGCATCGTGAACTGGCAGCAGTCGACTGACACTCAAGCCAGC
This window harbors:
- a CDS encoding Gfo/Idh/MocA family protein, which gives rise to MTQSNNQSSSRRDFLKVTTATAVGTSILSTLGSSAHVYANGDDKIKVGLVGCGGRGTGAASQALSTKGNIKLEAMADAYRDRMDKSLSNLQKQFSGEPEKVDVAEEKKFVGFDAYQKLLDSGIDVVILATPPGFRPIHFEAAVEKGKHVFMEKPVATDVPGVRKVLEAAEKAKEKKLAVGVGLQRHHQANYIETIKRLKDGAIGDITSLRCYWNSGGVWEPRLSREEAKSEMDYQMRNWYYYNWLCGDHINEQHIHNIDVCNWVKDAFPVQAYGMGGRQVRTDKKYGEIYDHFAVEFVYEDGTRMYSQCRHIRNCWNSVTEHAQGTKGFCDISGAKYETTGGYKWRYRGKKTNPYQVEHDDLFAAIRQGTPYNEAEYGAKSTMTSILGRLATYSGKPVTWDEAMASNVSLMPKEFSWEGQPVTVPDENGYYPIPMPGITKVL
- a CDS encoding formylglycine-generating enzyme family protein — encoded protein: MQAKTALLAILCCSSSVAFAADPSEAKTEKEMKPYTQKITNTDVSFDMVPIPGGEYVMGSPADEKNREEDEGPQVKVKIEPFWMGKHEVTWNEYDIWSFNLDIQRRKLMRLKSDDKEKAADAVTRPTKPYTDMTFDMGHDGYPAICMTQLAAKTYCKWLSEKTGHYYRLPTEAEWEYACRAGTTTAYSFGDNPAKMDDYAWHYANCNDTYQKVGQKKPNPFGLYDMHGNVSEWVLDQYIPDAYKKWSGKGTVEFPVSPTTPEKLYPRVVRGGSWDDDPEALRSANRIASSADWKIQDPQIPQSIWYHTDAIFVGFRVVRPLKVPTAEERKKYNLDPVIPADEGR
- a CDS encoding FAD:protein FMN transferase, coding for MSYLYHTCLLLSTLSGNQQCTESEILHRYEFQEVHMGVQWRIVLYATDKPIANNASQIAFRRVKELNKVLSDYDPNSELNQLCQLSGPGKPVKVSPDLFQVLKRSQALSRETAGAFDVTISPVVRLWRRARRRKELPDSERLQAARDLVGYELMRLSEQNQTVELLKPGMRLDLGGIAKGYAADVAIRVLQEQGIDRVMIDASGDLSLGAPPPGSCGWKIGISSTDAPDAKIDRYLMLRDCAVATSGDAFQHVVINGTRYSHIVNPHTGLGLNDHSRVTVIAPDGITADSLASAISVLGPEKGIALLSQKPGTACLILRHEQDQLKSYESPCFSCFEASQTAP
- a CDS encoding aminotransferase class IV, with translation MTQNLVYLNGEYVPADQAKISIFDGAISLGMTVTESTRTFGHQPYRLRDHIDRLYLSLKAARFDAGMTQDELEKLTLEVWEKNKPNYDAGTDAWIIHNITPGQWVPSSGQKPADSASTVMIITLPLDLSYWADFYQTGCHAVTPFTRIQPAQSLDARIKNRSRFIYTLAESEVKLVDPKAQSLLLDTDGYLSENKGGNFFLVSNNRIRTPSTINCLDGISRQSIFTLGEKLNIPVEECQLLPYDVTTADEAFFTSTPYCIMPATKFNGLEIGDGKVGPITKQLIAAWSDLVGVDIIEQAQASKAS